The Drosophila gunungcola strain Sukarami chromosome 3L unlocalized genomic scaffold, Dgunungcola_SK_2 000003F, whole genome shotgun sequence genome contains a region encoding:
- the LOC128258728 gene encoding arginine-glutamic acid dipeptide repeats protein isoform X17: MAASTQGEIRVGPGHQVNDVYAKLPDYNPISSFPIDKETDERELEESRWSPGVVADGDLLMFLRAARSMAAFQGMCDGGLEDGCLAASRDDTTINALDVLHDSGYDPGKALQALVKCPVSKGIDKKWTEDETKKFIKGLRQFGKNFFRIHKDLLPHKDTPELVEFYYLWKKTPGANNNRPHRRRRQSALRRNRVTRANNSSSNTPPKKEDTPEPQTATTATAAATAASETASRSSPAVSKEENSSLTEDDASECDSDSSLTHKRDESPSRMRTRNKQQNNNSSTTSSSSNNAAGNGGGNATSISSGSTSGGAAGGNSSSKDQSANAVANGKRPKRGSETPDVAGGASVDSPKTPTKAVAESSANKRKGGKQDTPNKKKRTEQEACEPSAQEESAVKEKRKRPDSPVESMNSDSRPDSVLDDGESNTTDTTTAEQQSTKDSKEAVSCKEERDMVSNDLDAKAEEKAIKAEALAEDSKDSAIKNMDEETNIQAPIGVETSSAEVANANAVANPVAPPITMKVPTIATVEALNASVERKEAIEKMESCDSDPEMLKKLATIKQEASPQQQQQQQQHMQQQSQLQLQQQLVPVGIQPPPVCAPAEAVYIKKEPMEDSMDATCNQNSNEPQDLKVKIEIKNEDALKHSVGGLPPSGPGGPPSALHPLSGAPVESGQPEPLHLQHMPHGPVPTQPPPGYLIDGQLKYGPPGQGVPPQPPQLHSDAVAGGNGAPPGAPTTPQKYPPEMEMKFAPQDLKYPPPPPLDALKYSQEMQAAAAAAAAAGKYDMKYMMEQQGKYPVELSAAHQPPGKPGYQDSLKIPDVKPAFGHLPHNVGSPLDVAHKYGPPPTSQESQQQQQSQPPAHQLPPGATPPPGIAMPKPHYQHDVQTPPLGRPFEPSGLMLKYGDPLTAKYGPPQDLKYPMPPVSSQAGPADVKPYGGENLIKSSPYGPPPESPIDASARSTPGQDSQGSNSNSQPPSMPPQPQQFQSPHPSPHMPSPAGGGLPPGMHPQNLIHGPPPGAVGGGGGGSGGGPQPPPPPTSLHQPAPTAPGPPSLQHGLHPGHPQHSQLSVASSLPPSSIGIPPTLSTMAPTHMHPHLHPHAHLQGLHRPHDLPPSMHPHAPMPLSLQGHPQHGHGLPPSHVPQQQQQQQQQPPGGPAGTVRTPSPAQQPPRSLHDPQSSREPPSSQPSTTMAGSGSGPGGPGGPPPQQSPHAHRTSPLPGLSGSGPPPPGLIGHPMAIHPHLAHLPPGHPAHAALAHPGHHLLSHSIAGLGPGGGPIALLAGPGGLGGIPESALSRRTPPSHLPHSHASSAPLTPHSVASMTSTSMSLTTSTVPSSAFSRASPSVQISSGGGGGGGGPSGPGSVGPGGLPNSSAAAAAAAAAAAHRAASPASSVSSLSRQSPLHPVPQSPLSHHPSSSALSAAAAAVAERDRHALMRQQSPHMTPPPVSNASLMASPLSKMYAPQPGQRGLGTSPPPHLRPGASPPVIRHPQMPLPLPLIAPGGGIPQIGVHPGQSPYPHPLLHPSVFYSPHHHPFNSPYGYAPYGPGFPAYMKPPPQPGQLDPAAVMAAHHAGLQGPPPQQMRQDEQNAAAAAAAAAAEKQHQAAAAAAAQQHKAPQQQQQGGMPPNKPPTPKTPQGPGGGMPPGMGGPGTPTGLPPGAYPGSHMPGYPQGPPHGSPFAPQDGQPHGLKPTSHMDALRAHAHSANSAGMGGGHHPTEPLPIDIEPDPEPEIPSPTHNIPRGPSPEAKPDDTECHRSQSAIFVRHIDRGDYNSCTRTDLIFKPVADSKLARKREERDRKLAEKERERRQQQQQQQQQQQQQQAAAAQQAAQQAKMKAELKPPYADTPALRQLSEYARPHVAFRELEEIKNAQAAAASQSRLDPHWMEYYRRGIHPSQFPLYANPAISQMERERLGIPPPHHVGLDPGEHMVRMIRLTREYHAHSHTHLHLPLHPQPQPPEAGFQLPPNVGQYPRPNMLIPREPHSDVLLRMSYADQLQYLQAAEFQRQSLHDQYFRQRPR; encoded by the exons ATGGCGGCCTCCACTCAAGGAGAAATTCGAGTGGGTCCCGGCCACCAGGTAAACGATGTCTAT GCAAAACTGCCCGATTATAATCCAATCTCAAGCTTCCCCATCGACAAGGAAACCGATGAACGTGAACTAGAGGAATCAAGATGGAGTCCAGGCGTTGTGGCCGATGGCGACTTGTTAATGTTTCTGCGTGCGGCTCGCTCCATGGCTGCATTTCAAGGAATGTGTGATGGCGGACTAGAAGACGGTTGTTTGGCTGCCAGTCGCGACGACACCACAATAAACGCACTCGACGTG cttcaCGATTCTGGCTACGATCCAGGCAAAGCTCTACAAGCGCTCGTAAAGTGCCCCGTATCGAAGGGCATCGACAAGAAGTGGACCGAGGACGAAACAAAGAAGTTTATCAAGGGACTGCGTCAGTTCGGCAAGAACTTCTTTCGCATCCATAAGGACCTGCTGCCGCACAAGGACACGCCGGAGCTGGTCGAATTCTACTATCTGTGGAAAAAGACGCCCGGCGCGAACAACAACCGGCCGCACAGGCGGCGCCGCCAGAGCGCCCTGCGCCGCAACCGTGTCACACGGGcgaacaacagcagcagcaacacaccTCCCAAGAAGGAGGACACACCAGAACCACAAACTGCGACGACGGCGACGGCGGCGGCAACCGCGGCGTCCGAGACGGCGAGTCGCTCCTCGCCCGCTGTCTCCAAGGAGGAGAACAGCTCGCTCACCGAGGACGACGCCAGCGAGTGCGACAGTGATTCGAGTCTGACCCACAAAAGGGATGAATCACCCTCAAGGATGAGGACGCGAAACAAGCAAcagaacaacaacagcagcaccaccagcagcagcagcaacaacgcgGCCGGAAACGGTGGCGGCAACGCCACCTCCATAAGCAGCGGTTCAACGAGCGGCGGTGCCGCTGGCGGCAACAGCTCGTCCAAGGATCAGTCAGCCAACGCCGTGGCTAATGGCAAGCGGCCCAAGCGGGGCTCCGAAACACCGGACGTTGCCGGCGGAGCCTCGGTCGATAGTCCCAAGACGCCGACGAAGGCCGTTGCCGAGAGTTCGGCCAACAAGCGCAAGGGCGGCAAGCAGGATACGCCCAACAAGAAGAAGCGGACGGAGCAGGAGGCCTGCGAGCCGAGTGCCCAGGAGGAGAGTGCCGTCAAGGAGAAGCGCAAGCGGCCGGACAGTCCGGTGGAGAGCATGAACTCGGACAGCCGACCGGACTCGGTGCTCGACGATGGCGAGTCCAATACCACGGACACCACCACCGCCGAGCAGCAGTCCACCAAGGACAGCAAGGAGGCGGTCAGCTGCAAGGAGGAGCGCGACATGGTCTCCAATGACCTGGATGCCAAGGCCGAGGAGAAGGCCATCAAAGCAGAAGCTCTGGCAGAGGACAGCAAGGATAGCGCCATCAAGAACATGGACGAGGAGACGAACATCCAGGCGCCAATCGGCGTGGAGACGAGCTCGGCGGAGGTAGCCAATGCCAATGCGGTGGCCAATCCCGTGGCGCCGCCTATCACCATGAAGGTGCCCACAATTGCCACTGTGGAGGCACTGAATGCCTCCGTGGAGCGCAAGGAGGCCATCGAGAAGATGGAGTCGTGCGATAGCGATCCGGAGATGCTCAAGAAGCTGGCCACCATCAAGCAGGAGGCTTctccgcagcagcagcagcagcagcagcaacacatgCAGCAGCAATCgcagctgcagttgcagcagcaactggtTCCAGTTGGCATCCAACCGCCGCCCGTGTGTGCGCCCGCTGAGGCGGTGTACATCAAGAAGGAGCCCATGGAGGACTCGATGGACGCCACCTGCAATCAGAACAGCAACGAGCCGCAGGACCTGAAGGTCAAGATTGAGATCAAAAACGAGGACGCTCTCAAGCACAGTGTGGGAGGACTGCCGCCCTCTGGTCCCGGTGGACCACCTTCAGCCCTGCATCCGCTGTCCGGAGCTCCTGTAGAGAGTGGTCAGCCGGAACCGCTGCACCTGCAGCACATGCCCCATGGACCGGTGCCCACGCAACCGCCACCCGGCTACCTAATCGATGGCCAGCTGAAGTACGGACCGCCGGGACAAGGAGTGCCGCCACAGCCACCACAACTGCACAGCGATGCGGTGGCAGGAGGCAACGGAGCACCGCCTGGAGCGCCGACCACGCCGCAAAAGTATCCGCCCGAGATGGAGATGAAGTTCGCTCCCCAGGATCTCAAGtacccgccgccgccgcccctGGACGCACTCAAGTACAGCCAGGAGATGCAGGCTGCGGCGGCTGCAGCGGCTGCTGCCGGCAAATACGACATGAAGTACATGATGGAGCAGCAGGGCAAGTATCCCGTAGAGCTGTCCGCTGCCCATCAGCCGCCAGGAAAGCCGGGCTACCAGGATTCGCTAAAGATTCCCGATGTCAAGCCCGCTTTTGGCCACCTGCCGCACAACGTGGGCTCGCCTCTGGATGTGGCCCATAAGTACGGACCGCCGCCCACGTCGCAAGAgtcccagcagcagcagcagtcccAGCCGCCGGCGCACCAGTTGCCGCCGGGAGCCACGCCGCCGCCTGGCATCGCCATGCCCAAGCCGCACTACCAGCACGACGTGCAGACGCCACCGCTGGGGCGTCCGTTCGAGCCATCCGGCCTTATGCTCAAGTATGGCGATCCACTGACGGCCAAGTACGGCCCGCCTCAGGATCTGAAGTATCCGATGCCCCCGGTCTCCTCCCAGGCGGGACCCGCGGATGTGAAGCCCTATGGCGGGGAGAATCTGATCAAGTCCTCGCCATATGGACCGCCGCCGGAGAGCCCAATTGACGCCTCGGCGCGCTCGACGCCTGGTCAGGATAGCCAGGGCAGCAATAGCAATTCGCAGCCGCCGTCGATGCcgccgcagccgcagcagtTTCAGTCGCCGCATCCTTCGCCGCACATGCCTTCGCCAGCCGGAGGTGGCCTACCACCGGGAATGCATCCGCAAAATCTCATCCATGGCCCGCCACCAGGtgcagtgggtggtggtggtggcggtagTGGTGGTGGTCCCCAGCCGCCTCCGCCGCCCACGTCGCTGCACCAGCCCGCGCCCACGGCTCCAGGTCCGCCCAGTCTGCAGCACGGATTGCATCCTGGTCACCCGCAGCACTCGCAGCTGTCGGTGGCCTCGTCGCTGCCGCCGAGCTCGATTGGAATTCCACCCACGCTCTCGACAATGGCGCCAACGCACATGCACCCGCACCTTCACCCACATGCGCATCTGCAGGGTCTGCATCGGCCGCACGACTTGCCGCCCAGCATGCATCCGCATGCGCCCATGCCGCTATCACTGCAGGGACATCCGCAACACGGTCACGGATTGCCGCCCTCGCACGTcccccagcagcagcagcagcagcaacaacagccgcCAGGCGGACCAGCCGGCACGGTGCGAACTCCATCTCCTGCCCAGCAGCCGCCGAGATCCCTGCACGATCCGCAATCGTCTCGAGAGCCGCCCAGTTCGCAGCCCTCGACCACGATGGCGGGTTCGGGTAGTGGTCCCGGTGGACCCGGTGGACCGCCGCCGCAACAGTCGCCGCACGCTCATCGCACATCGCCGCTGCCCGGTCTGTCGGGCAGTGGACCGCCGCCGCCGGGACTCATCGGGCACCCGATGGCCATACACCCGCACCTGGCACACCTGCCGCCCGGCCATCCGGCCCACGCAGCGTTGGCCCATCCGGGACACCATCTGCTGTCGCACTCGATAGCGGGCCTGGGACCTGGCGGCGGACCCATCGCCTTGTTGGCCGGACCCGGCGGACTGGGAGGAATCCCAGAGTCCGCTCTAAGTCGCCGCACCCCGCCCTCACACCTGCCACACTCGCACGCCTCCTCGGCCCCGCTGACGCCGCACTCGGTGGCCAGCATGACGTCCACCAGTATGTCGCTGACCACCAGCACGGTGCCCTCGTCCGCCTTTAGCCGCGCCAGTCCCAGCGTGCAGATCTCGagcggtggtggcggcggcggcggtggtccTTCTGGACCCGGAAGCGTTGGGCCCGGAGGATTGCCCAACTCatcggcagcggcggcggcagctgctgcagcggcTGCCCATCGAGCGGCCTCGCCGGCGTCCAGCGTGAGCAGCCTGAGTCGCCAGAGCCCGCTGCATCCGGTGCCGCAGTCTCCGCTCAGCCATCATCCCTCGTCGTCGGCCTTGTCCGCCGCGGCAGCCGCTGTGGCGGAACGGGATCGGCATGCGCTGATGCGACAGCAATCGCCGCACATGACGCCGCCACCGGTGTCCAATGCCTCGTTGATGGCTAGTCCGCTGAGCAAAATGTATGCTCCTCAGCCGGGTCAGAGGGGTCTGGGGACCTCTCCGCCACCGCATTTGCGTCCGGGAGCCTCGCCGCCGGTCATCCGGCATCCGCAGATGCCCCTGCCGCTGCCACTGATTGCGCCTGGCGGAGGAATACCACAGATCGGAGTGCATCCGGGACAGTCACCCTACCCGCATCCGCTGCTGCATCCCTCGGTCTTCTACTCGCCGCACCATCACCCGTTCAACTCGCCCTACGGCTATGCGCCCTATGGTCCTGGATTCCCGGCCTACATGAAGCCACCGCCGCAGCCAGGTCAGCTGGATCCGGCCGCCGTGATGGCCGCCCACCACGCTGGTCTGCAGGGACCGCCGCCCCAGCAGATGCGCCAGGATGAGCAGAATGCAGCGGCCgctgcggcagcagcagctgccgaGAAGCAGCATCaagccgccgcagcagcagcagctcagcAGCACAAGGCgccgcagcaacaacagcagggTGGAATGCCACCCAATAAGCCGCCGACGCCAAAGACGCCGCAGGGTCCTGGTGGTGGAATGCCACCGGGGATGGGCGGACCGGGAACACCGACGGGCCTGCCGCCAGGTGCCTATCCGGGTAGTCACATGCCGGGATATCCGCAGGGACCGCCTCACGGATCACCCTTTGCGCCGCAAGATGGTCAGCCGCACGGCCTGAAGCCCACTTCGCACATGGATGCCCTGCGAGCGCATGCACACTCGGCCAACTCGGCGGGCATGGGCGGAGGACATCATCCAACGGAGCCAT TGCCCATCGATATTGAGCCGGATCCGGAGCCAGAAATCCCTAGTCCCACGCACAACATACCACGTGGTCCCAGTCCCGAGGCCAAACCGGACGACACCGAGTGCCATCGCTCTCAGTCTGCCAT aTTTGTGCGCCACATCGATCGCGGGGATTACAATTCGTGCACAAGAACGGATTTGATCTTCAAGCCGGTGGCCGACTCGAAGTTGGCACGCAAGCGTGAGGAGCGCGACCGTAAGCTGGCCGAGAAGGAGCGTGAGCGGCGTCAG cagcagcaacaacagcagcagcaacagcaacaacagcaggcgGCAGCCGCTCAGCAGGCGGCGCAGCAGGCCAAGATGAAGGCGGAGCTGAAGCCACCGTATGCGGACACGCCTGCCCTGCGTCAACTATCCGAGTACGCTCGTCCCCACGTCGCCTTCAG GGAACTGGAGGAGATCAAGAACGCACAAGCTGCTGCGGCGAGCCAATCCAGGCTAGATCCGCACTGGATGGAGTACTATCGACG CGGCATTCACCCCTCGCAGTTTCCCCTGTACGCGAATCCGGCGATATCGCAGATGGAGAGGGAGCGTCTGGGAATTCCACCGCCGCACCATGTGGGGTTGGACCCGGGCGAGCACATGGTGCGTATG ATACGATTGACGAGAGAATATCATGCACACTCTCATACTCATTTACATTTGCCTTTGCATCCACAGCCGCAACCACCGGAGGCCGGTTTCCAACTGCCAC CGAATGTTGGCCAGTATCCGCGGCCAAATATGCTTATACCTAGGGAGCCGCATTCGGATGTCCTGCTGCGCATGTCCTATGCCGACCAACTACAG TATTTACAGGCCGCCGAGTTCCAGCGACAGTCCCTGCATGATCAGTACTTTAG ACAACGGCCCAGATAA